The Halomicronema hongdechloris C2206 genome includes a window with the following:
- a CDS encoding class I SAM-dependent methyltransferase, with product MPDTLTKPDTLTKLAYQALQHGKRYFGLTHKTLSTRLMRAIMPVPEHQTQPLASATLIQLQQRMDDLLQVDWQEAEAGIYPTSLLFDTPWDDFLRYYPLVCLDIPQIWQRAEAKDVYSFSPQINTQGYPRYYLQTFHYQTDGYLSDTSANLYDIQVELLFNGTADAMRRRVLAPLKQGVEALMTGQSGCRTEQTPMVALDQLRLLDVACGTGRTLKMLQETFPQAATYGVDLSPAYLRKANQLLSQQSGRLPQLVQANAETLPYIDQYFDGLTCVFLFHELPGPVRQRVMAECFRVLKPGGVLVGCDSIQMADSPEFKVVMENFSITFHEPFYRHYIQDDLNRRLQQAGFIDITNQVHFMSKYWICRKPA from the coding sequence ATGCCAGACACGCTGACCAAACCAGACACACTGACCAAATTGGCCTATCAAGCTCTGCAGCACGGCAAGAGATACTTTGGGTTGACTCACAAAACCCTTAGCACTCGGTTGATGCGGGCCATCATGCCGGTCCCAGAGCATCAAACTCAACCCCTGGCTTCTGCAACCCTGATACAACTGCAGCAGCGTATGGATGACTTGCTCCAGGTGGATTGGCAAGAGGCTGAGGCCGGTATTTATCCAACTAGCCTGCTCTTCGATACCCCTTGGGATGATTTTCTCCGCTATTACCCTCTGGTCTGCCTAGATATTCCCCAGATCTGGCAGCGGGCTGAGGCTAAGGACGTGTACAGTTTTTCCCCCCAGATTAATACCCAAGGCTACCCCCGTTACTACTTGCAGACGTTCCACTACCAGACCGATGGCTACCTGAGCGATACCTCGGCTAACCTCTACGACATTCAGGTGGAACTGCTGTTCAACGGTACTGCCGATGCCATGCGTCGTCGAGTGTTGGCGCCCTTGAAGCAAGGCGTAGAGGCGCTGATGACGGGGCAATCGGGCTGCCGTACTGAGCAAACCCCCATGGTGGCTCTAGACCAGTTGCGGCTGCTGGATGTGGCCTGTGGCACTGGCCGCACCCTGAAGATGCTGCAAGAGACCTTTCCCCAAGCAGCCACTTACGGGGTTGATCTATCGCCTGCCTATTTACGCAAGGCCAATCAGCTGTTGAGCCAACAGTCAGGACGTTTACCGCAGCTAGTGCAGGCCAATGCTGAAACCCTTCCCTACATCGATCAGTACTTTGATGGCCTCACCTGTGTGTTTCTCTTTCATGAGCTACCGGGGCCAGTGCGGCAACGGGTGATGGCAGAGTGTTTCCGGGTACTCAAGCCTGGTGGGGTGCTGGTGGGGTGCGACTCCATTCAGATGGCAGATTCTCCTGAGTTTAAGGTGGTCATGGAAAACTTCTCGATCACATTCCATGAGCCGTTCTATCGTCACTACATTCAAGACGATTTGAATCGGCGGCTGCAACAGGCTGGATTTATCGACATCACGAACCAAGTGCATTTCATGAGCAAGTACTGGATTTGCCGCAAGCCTGCATAA
- a CDS encoding YbjN domain-containing protein, with the protein MIAKPLTGDTKPLDGDTDDEAMTETATDHVDVIETVISSLDQDDSAVVSHTDEGHLWRFKYGSVDVYVQLTGTADTDTLTVWSPVLSLPAQDESGLMRHLLEMNCGETFESCFGILGNQVVVLASRVLQDISPSEISRLMTIVATIADDNDEALRSQFGAAQG; encoded by the coding sequence ATGATTGCAAAACCACTGACTGGGGATACGAAGCCCCTGGACGGCGATACGGATGATGAGGCTATGACCGAGACAGCCACCGATCATGTGGATGTGATTGAGACTGTCATCTCTAGCCTGGATCAAGATGATAGTGCTGTGGTGAGCCACACCGATGAAGGCCATCTGTGGCGGTTTAAGTATGGCAGTGTCGATGTCTATGTGCAGTTGACGGGAACGGCTGATACCGACACTCTGACGGTCTGGTCGCCGGTATTATCGCTGCCGGCTCAGGATGAATCGGGGCTGATGCGCCATCTGTTGGAGATGAATTGCGGTGAGACCTTTGAGTCTTGTTTTGGTATCCTCGGAAATCAGGTGGTGGTGCTGGCTAGCCGAGTGTTGCAAGATATTTCTCCCAGTGAGATTTCACGCCTGATGACTATCGTGGCGACCATCGCCGATGACAATGACGAGGCGTTGCGATCGCAATTTGGGGCCGCTCAGGGATAG
- a CDS encoding lipoate--protein ligase family protein: MAPVPWRLIPAYTASGHVHMAVDNWLLEQHRQGQSPSTLRFYTWSEASLSLGYHQRQWPPHWDTLSIPLVRRPTGGRAVLHQGDLTYSLITTTLPGSRQRVYRHLCEFLRRGFASLGVQLDYGSPQRRTQGTANCFALATAADLVTPSGAKLIGSAQLRRDHSILQHGSIVLRPDLSLWTRVFGSPPAPASLPPSLTRLSWNQLQTTIIHALCHAAETYFESRWQVQPLTAADVGTALDMSMPEVIRP, translated from the coding sequence ATGGCCCCGGTTCCTTGGCGATTGATTCCTGCCTATACCGCCTCAGGGCACGTCCATATGGCCGTAGACAATTGGCTCTTGGAACAGCATCGTCAGGGCCAAAGTCCATCAACATTGCGGTTTTACACCTGGTCAGAGGCCAGCCTCTCCCTGGGCTACCATCAGCGGCAATGGCCGCCCCACTGGGATACCCTATCTATCCCCTTAGTGCGGCGCCCCACCGGTGGACGGGCCGTGTTGCACCAGGGGGACCTGACCTACAGCCTAATCACCACAACCCTGCCCGGCTCCCGTCAACGGGTGTATCGCCATCTCTGTGAATTTCTGCGCCGGGGCTTTGCCAGCCTAGGCGTACAGCTCGACTACGGCAGTCCCCAACGCCGCACCCAGGGCACGGCTAACTGCTTTGCCCTGGCTACTGCAGCAGATCTAGTCACGCCGAGCGGCGCTAAGCTGATTGGCAGTGCCCAACTGCGGCGAGACCACAGCATCTTGCAGCATGGGTCTATTGTGCTGCGGCCCGATCTCTCCCTCTGGACCCGTGTCTTTGGTAGCCCGCCGGCCCCGGCTTCTCTCCCCCCTTCCCTGACAAGGCTGTCCTGGAATCAGTTGCAAACCACCATTATCCATGCCCTCTGCCACGCTGCAGAGACCTACTTTGAGAGCCGTTGGCAGGTGCAACCTCTGACAGCCGCGGACGTTGGGACGGCCTTGGACATGTCTATGCCAGAGGTCATCCGCCCCTAG
- a CDS encoding site-2 protease family protein, with the protein MQSGWRVGSIVGIPLYIDYSWFVIVLLVTFLYGSDPTWQSAWGGLAWGAGLALALLLFASVLLHELGHSLVARQQGIQVNSITLFLFGGIASIDKESKTPGQAAQVAIAGPLVSFALYIGLSLLSQAQVLPDMAQQLIYHVAQTNLVLTLFNLIPGLPLDGGQVLKAVVWKATKSRIKGVRWAARVGQILGWTAIALGLFAYFTAQRLDLLWIALIGWFALRNASSYSRVSDLQEAVAALTASDAMARELRVVDAHMTLRQFADEYLLQEGRPPTFFAASEGRYRGQIRVDDIRAIERSQWEQLTLQDIAHPLNEIPSVGEQTSLAEVIGQLESLNLRRITVLTLADAVAGTIDRGDIVKALAQKMNLAVSEAVIQRIKDEGTYPPGLQLPAIAKAAVE; encoded by the coding sequence ATGCAATCCGGTTGGCGAGTCGGCTCTATCGTCGGGATTCCGCTCTACATCGACTATTCCTGGTTTGTCATCGTATTGCTGGTGACGTTCTTGTACGGTAGCGATCCGACTTGGCAATCGGCGTGGGGCGGCTTGGCCTGGGGAGCAGGGCTGGCCTTAGCGCTACTTTTGTTTGCCTCAGTGCTACTCCATGAGTTGGGCCACAGTTTGGTCGCCCGTCAGCAGGGAATTCAAGTCAATTCCATTACGCTGTTTCTGTTTGGTGGTATTGCTTCTATTGATAAGGAATCCAAGACACCCGGGCAGGCTGCGCAAGTTGCGATCGCAGGTCCCCTGGTTAGCTTTGCCCTTTACATTGGCCTCTCTCTGTTGTCCCAGGCTCAGGTGCTACCTGACATGGCCCAGCAACTCATCTACCATGTGGCCCAAACTAACTTAGTGTTGACCCTATTTAATCTCATCCCAGGGTTGCCCCTAGACGGCGGTCAAGTGCTGAAGGCCGTGGTCTGGAAGGCAACCAAAAGTCGGATTAAAGGGGTCCGCTGGGCGGCTCGGGTGGGTCAGATTCTCGGGTGGACAGCCATTGCCCTGGGACTGTTTGCTTACTTCACCGCCCAACGGCTAGACCTGCTATGGATCGCCTTGATCGGTTGGTTTGCCCTCCGCAATGCCTCGTCCTACAGTCGGGTGAGTGATTTACAGGAAGCTGTGGCGGCCCTGACGGCGAGTGACGCCATGGCCCGGGAACTCCGGGTGGTGGATGCCCACATGACCCTGCGTCAGTTTGCGGATGAGTATCTCCTCCAAGAAGGGCGGCCGCCCACCTTCTTTGCCGCCTCTGAAGGTCGCTATCGAGGCCAGATCCGTGTCGATGATATTCGCGCCATTGAGCGTAGCCAATGGGAACAGTTGACTCTACAGGATATTGCTCACCCGCTTAATGAGATTCCCTCGGTGGGTGAACAAACCTCTCTGGCGGAAGTGATTGGGCAGCTAGAGAGCCTCAACCTGAGGCGGATTACCGTACTCACCCTAGCCGATGCGGTGGCGGGGACCATTGATCGAGGCGATATCGTCAAAGCCTTGGCCCAAAAAATGAATCTAGCAGTGTCCGAGGCTGTGATTCAGCGCATTAAAGACGAAGGTACCTACCCTCCCGGTTTGCAGTTACCCGCCATTGCCAAAGCTGCCGTGGAATAA
- the psaK gene encoding photosystem I reaction center subunit PsaK: MLAQASPQTAEWSLSIAVIMVVCNLFVLAIGKYAIQRPGAGPELPVQLPMLFAGFGLPELLATASLGHILGAGMILGLGNAGLL, translated from the coding sequence TTGCTGGCCCAGGCGAGTCCGCAAACGGCTGAATGGTCTCTGAGCATAGCGGTAATCATGGTTGTTTGCAACCTGTTTGTCCTCGCCATTGGCAAGTATGCCATTCAAAGGCCAGGGGCGGGGCCTGAGTTGCCGGTGCAGTTGCCGATGCTGTTTGCAGGCTTTGGCTTACCAGAACTTCTGGCCACGGCTAGTTTAGGCCATATTCTTGGGGCGGGTATGATCCTGGGATTAGGAAATGCTGGACTACTTTGA
- a CDS encoding phosphoribosylanthranilate isomerase produces the protein MQVKICGITQPEQGHAIAQLGATALGFICVPTSPRYIPATQIQTIVATLKRRGHLSVNTVGVFANTRLDTILEVAVHTHLTTVQLHGSESPDFCQRLKQQQPQLSLTKAFRIRTAADLDRIASYDGAVDAYLLDAYHPTQLGGTGCSLDWNTLQDLHPRHPWFLAGGLTPDNILDALSRLRPDGIDLSSGVETAPGIKDLSAVADLFHQLSQLTPSS, from the coding sequence ATGCAGGTTAAGATTTGCGGCATCACTCAACCCGAACAAGGGCATGCGATCGCGCAATTAGGAGCCACTGCCCTAGGCTTCATTTGTGTGCCCACTTCACCTCGTTATATCCCTGCGACCCAGATTCAAACCATCGTGGCAACCCTGAAGCGTCGAGGGCATCTCTCCGTCAATACAGTTGGCGTCTTCGCCAACACCAGACTCGACACCATCCTCGAAGTCGCTGTCCACACTCATCTCACCACCGTGCAACTCCATGGCAGTGAATCCCCTGACTTTTGTCAGCGCCTGAAACAACAGCAGCCACAGTTATCCTTAACGAAGGCTTTTCGCATTCGGACCGCAGCGGATTTAGACCGGATTGCCAGCTATGACGGTGCTGTAGATGCCTATTTATTAGATGCCTATCACCCCACCCAGCTCGGCGGCACAGGATGTTCCCTAGACTGGAACACTCTCCAAGACCTTCATCCTCGACATCCTTGGTTTCTTGCCGGGGGGCTAACCCCCGATAATATTCTGGATGCCCTAAGCCGACTTCGCCCCGATGGCATCGATCTCTCCAGTGGCGTAGAAACCGCACCCGGGATTAAAGATCTATCCGCAGTGGCTGACCTATTCCACCAGTTGAGCCAGCTTACCCCCTCGTCCTAA
- the gpmI gene encoding 2,3-bisphosphoglycerate-independent phosphoglycerate mutase — protein MTQAPISPMVLVILDGWGYREDTNGNAIALAKTPVMDSLWATYPHTLIRTSGKDVGLPEGQMGNSEVGHLNIGAGRIVPQELVRISDAVEDGTLRQNQAFLDVCQTVRNHNRKLHLIGLCSEGGVHSHLNHLLGLLDMANAQDVPEICVHAITDGRDTTPCDAQRTLQRLQDHIDQTGCGRIVTLSGRYYAMDRDCRWDRIEKVYQIMTEDGPGNGKTAIEALQTSYDAEITDEFIMPMRLSPGAVAAGDGIIFFNFRPDRARQLTQAFVDPNFSGFERDRIEPLSFVTMTQYDSSLDVQVAFEPQNLTQILGEVIANHGLKQFRTAETEKYAHVTYFLNGGLEEPFEGEDRELIPSPMVTTYDKAPTMAAAAVTDAATKAVAQACYSLIVINYANPDMVGHTGNMDATITALEAVDAQLGRLLDSIGKAGGTAIIIADHGNAEYMWDEDHKPWTAHTSNPVPFILVEGERLKIPGHGGQVNLRSDGRLSDIAPTILQILGLPQPRDMTGRSMMLAADVDVRSNRTPVRVPI, from the coding sequence ATGACACAAGCGCCTATTTCACCTATGGTGCTGGTCATCCTAGATGGCTGGGGATATCGAGAGGATACCAATGGCAATGCGATTGCCCTCGCCAAAACTCCTGTGATGGATAGCTTGTGGGCTACCTATCCTCATACCTTAATTCGCACCTCTGGTAAGGATGTAGGGTTACCTGAGGGGCAGATGGGGAATTCAGAAGTCGGTCATCTAAATATTGGGGCAGGTCGGATTGTGCCCCAGGAGTTAGTCCGCATATCCGATGCTGTTGAAGATGGAACACTACGCCAAAATCAAGCGTTCTTGGATGTATGCCAAACAGTGCGAAACCACAACCGTAAACTCCATTTGATCGGGCTATGTTCTGAAGGGGGCGTCCATTCTCACCTAAATCACTTGCTGGGGCTCCTCGATATGGCTAACGCCCAAGATGTCCCAGAGATTTGTGTTCATGCCATCACGGATGGCCGAGATACCACCCCCTGTGATGCTCAACGTACCCTACAGCGCCTGCAGGACCATATTGATCAGACTGGATGTGGTCGCATCGTCACTCTCAGTGGTCGGTACTACGCGATGGATCGCGATTGCCGTTGGGATCGCATTGAGAAAGTTTATCAAATCATGACTGAGGACGGTCCTGGTAACGGTAAAACAGCCATAGAAGCTCTGCAAACTTCCTATGATGCGGAGATAACTGATGAATTCATTATGCCGATGCGACTATCGCCTGGGGCAGTGGCAGCCGGTGATGGCATCATCTTTTTCAACTTCCGGCCTGATCGGGCTCGCCAGTTGACCCAAGCGTTTGTCGATCCCAATTTTTCTGGATTTGAGCGTGATCGGATTGAGCCACTTTCCTTTGTCACCATGACTCAATACGATTCTTCCCTAGATGTTCAGGTGGCATTTGAGCCTCAAAATCTAACTCAGATCTTGGGAGAGGTGATCGCCAACCATGGTCTAAAGCAATTTCGTACAGCCGAAACGGAAAAGTATGCCCACGTCACTTATTTTCTCAATGGTGGGTTAGAGGAGCCCTTTGAGGGCGAAGATCGAGAACTGATTCCGAGTCCGATGGTTACCACCTATGACAAGGCCCCAACTATGGCGGCAGCCGCGGTGACGGATGCAGCTACCAAAGCCGTGGCGCAGGCATGTTATTCACTGATTGTGATTAACTATGCTAACCCTGATATGGTAGGCCACACCGGTAATATGGACGCTACCATCACCGCCTTAGAAGCTGTAGATGCTCAGCTAGGTCGCCTCCTGGACAGCATTGGTAAGGCAGGGGGGACAGCCATCATCATTGCTGATCACGGCAATGCTGAGTACATGTGGGATGAAGACCACAAACCTTGGACAGCCCATACCAGTAATCCAGTTCCCTTCATACTGGTAGAAGGTGAACGCCTCAAGATTCCTGGCCATGGGGGGCAAGTTAATCTCCGTTCAGATGGCCGTCTCTCTGATATCGCCCCAACTATTTTACAAATTCTGGGGCTTCCCCAACCTCGCGATATGACGGGGCGCTCGATGATGCTCGCGGCTGATGTAGACGTACGGTCTAACCGCACTCCTGTGCGAGTACCGATCTAA
- the secG gene encoding preprotein translocase subunit SecG, translated as MTTTLILRAIWAVSAVGLTVLVLLHSPKGDGLGALGGQAQLFTSTKSAETTLNRVTWTLTVLFMGLTVIISAGWLEQGIS; from the coding sequence ATGACAACTACTCTTATTCTACGAGCTATTTGGGCTGTATCCGCCGTTGGATTGACAGTCCTTGTCCTTTTGCATAGCCCCAAAGGAGACGGGCTAGGTGCCCTAGGTGGCCAGGCTCAACTCTTCACCAGTACTAAGAGTGCTGAGACTACCCTCAATCGCGTGACTTGGACCTTAACCGTACTATTTATGGGCCTGACGGTCATCATTAGTGCTGGATGGTTAGAACAAGGGATCAGTTGA
- the queA gene encoding tRNA preQ1(34) S-adenosylmethionine ribosyltransferase-isomerase QueA has protein sequence MSDPKHQSPHSSISNHHSLAAYHYVLPPECIAQTPARPRDHSRLLAVTSPTQHQHHRFRDLPDLLQPGDLLILNDTQVIPARLWGHKPAGAAVEVLLLEPQKTDRWLALVKPGRRLKPGATIHFGSKDSEPDLIAQVIATDADTNGRWLQFTTPKQDSLETVLQRLGQVPLPPYITHTDIPAEHYQTIYAEKPGAVAAPTAGLHFTPELFARLDQAGIQRAFITLHVGVGTFRPVETDNITQHTMHSEWVDVPPSVVKKIQTTHARGHRVIAVGTTVVRALEGAAQSGTLRPFRGKTNLFIYPGYKWQVIDGLITNFHLPGSSLLMLVSALIGRQRLLGLYQEAITSGYRFYSFGDAMIILPTALTHHKFS, from the coding sequence ATGAGTGATCCCAAGCACCAATCCCCGCATTCATCAATCTCTAATCATCACTCCCTTGCGGCTTACCACTACGTCTTACCCCCCGAGTGCATCGCCCAGACTCCAGCCCGTCCTAGAGACCATTCGCGGTTACTAGCCGTTACCTCACCCACCCAACATCAGCACCATCGGTTTCGCGACTTGCCCGACCTCTTGCAGCCGGGCGATCTGCTGATACTCAACGATACTCAGGTGATCCCAGCCCGTCTATGGGGCCACAAGCCTGCGGGAGCAGCGGTTGAGGTATTACTCTTAGAACCCCAGAAAACTGATCGATGGCTAGCGCTGGTGAAACCAGGTCGGCGCCTAAAGCCAGGAGCCACGATCCATTTTGGTAGCAAGGACTCAGAGCCTGACTTAATTGCTCAGGTGATTGCCACCGATGCCGATACAAATGGTCGGTGGCTGCAATTCACGACTCCTAAGCAAGATTCCTTAGAAACAGTGTTACAACGGCTAGGCCAAGTCCCCCTGCCCCCGTACATTACCCACACCGATATCCCTGCTGAGCACTATCAGACCATTTACGCCGAGAAACCTGGCGCAGTAGCAGCCCCAACTGCCGGACTTCACTTTACTCCAGAGCTGTTTGCTCGCCTCGATCAAGCCGGTATCCAACGGGCGTTCATCACCCTGCATGTCGGGGTCGGGACCTTTCGCCCTGTGGAAACCGACAACATTACTCAACACACCATGCACAGTGAATGGGTAGATGTTCCCCCATCAGTGGTCAAGAAAATTCAAACTACCCATGCCCGCGGTCATCGGGTCATTGCCGTCGGCACCACTGTCGTCCGAGCCTTAGAGGGAGCCGCCCAATCAGGTACCCTGAGACCATTTCGTGGCAAAACTAATCTATTCATTTATCCCGGCTATAAATGGCAGGTTATCGACGGGTTAATCACCAACTTTCACTTACCGGGCTCTAGTCTACTCATGCTTGTCAGTGCTCTTATCGGTAGACAGCGTCTCCTTGGTCTTTACCAAGAAGCTATCACGTCAGGCTATCGTTTCTATTCCTTCGGAGATGCCATGATAATTTTGCCCACAGCATTAACACATCATAAATTTAGCTAA
- a CDS encoding 4-hydroxy-3-methylbut-2-enyl diphosphate reductase, with the protein MDTKAFKRSLQKSEKYFRQGFGHDSDVAGQMQTEYNSSLIQTIRDNQYTLTRGDVTIKLAEAFGFCWGVERAVAMAYETRQQFPCDRIWITNEIIHNPGVNQRLQQMRVNFIEVKDGQKDFSVVGPGDVVILPAFGASVQEMQLLNDNGCTIVDTTCPWVSKVWNTVEKHKKKDYTSIIHGKYNHEETIATSSFAHKYLVVLNLEEAQYVADYILHGGDRDTFLAKFKNAYSQGFDPDTDLQQVGIANQTTMLKGETEQIGKLFERTMLEKYGPLHLNEHFLSFNTICDATQERQDAMFGLVDQPLDLMVVIGGYNSSNTTHLQEIAIDRNIPSYHIDSASRIGPGNRIEHKRLHGDLTVDDPWLPDGPITVGITSGASTPDRSVEETIEHIFELKASLPVS; encoded by the coding sequence ATGGATACTAAAGCATTCAAGCGCTCGCTACAGAAGTCTGAAAAATACTTCCGCCAGGGCTTTGGCCATGACAGCGACGTGGCCGGTCAGATGCAGACGGAATATAACAGCAGCCTGATTCAGACGATTCGGGATAACCAGTACACCCTCACCCGTGGTGATGTCACCATCAAGTTAGCCGAGGCCTTTGGCTTCTGCTGGGGGGTCGAGCGGGCGGTAGCCATGGCCTACGAGACTCGGCAACAGTTTCCTTGCGATCGCATCTGGATCACCAACGAAATCATTCACAATCCTGGCGTTAACCAGCGCCTGCAGCAGATGCGAGTCAACTTCATTGAGGTCAAAGACGGCCAGAAAGACTTCTCCGTCGTCGGCCCCGGGGACGTCGTCATCCTGCCCGCCTTTGGAGCCAGTGTCCAAGAAATGCAGTTACTCAACGACAACGGCTGCACCATCGTCGACACCACCTGTCCTTGGGTCTCTAAGGTGTGGAACACCGTCGAAAAGCACAAGAAAAAAGACTACACCTCCATCATTCATGGCAAATACAACCACGAAGAAACCATCGCGACCAGTTCCTTCGCCCATAAATATTTAGTCGTCCTCAACCTCGAAGAAGCTCAGTACGTGGCCGACTACATCCTCCATGGAGGCGACCGAGATACCTTCTTAGCCAAATTTAAGAACGCCTATTCCCAGGGCTTTGATCCCGACACCGATTTACAACAGGTCGGGATCGCCAACCAAACCACCATGCTCAAGGGCGAAACCGAGCAAATCGGTAAGCTCTTTGAGCGCACCATGCTGGAAAAGTACGGCCCTCTCCATCTAAACGAGCACTTTCTCAGCTTTAACACCATCTGTGATGCCACCCAGGAGCGACAAGATGCCATGTTCGGCCTGGTAGATCAGCCCCTAGATCTCATGGTGGTCATCGGTGGCTACAATTCCTCCAACACGACCCACCTGCAAGAAATCGCCATTGATCGAAATATTCCTTCGTATCACATCGACAGTGCCAGCCGCATCGGTCCCGGCAACCGGATCGAACACAAGCGGCTCCACGGCGACCTGACTGTAGACGATCCCTGGCTGCCCGACGGTCCGATTACAGTAGGCATCACTTCCGGTGCCTCCACCCCAGATCGTTCTGTAGAGGAAACCATCGAACACATCTTCGAACTGAAAGCGAGTCTACCCGTCAGCTGA
- a CDS encoding GDSL-type esterase/lipase family protein, giving the protein MARSRYPLKVVKGLARRLQLVPTWALLSLAMNGVLFVAVLVALSQRPEPVTPSSSMRPPSANAAAKEESSEPAQLGRRHQLTYQQWLSLLQQEADAIASRDLDRQTVLLGDSLSLWFPPELLPGYRTWINQGISGETSAGLLQRLNLLDDLDPDVIFLMIGINDLIWGVPEAEVVQNSRDIIRHLRRHHPQARIVLQSILPHGAEQATWEGRERLLVLPNTRIQAINAEFRHLARNYSIDYLDLYPLFADGDGALRAHLTTDGLHLNRQGYLVWRTAIALTLQQD; this is encoded by the coding sequence TTGGCTCGATCTAGGTATCCCCTGAAGGTCGTGAAGGGATTGGCACGTCGGTTGCAACTGGTGCCTACGTGGGCCTTGCTATCCCTGGCGATGAATGGGGTGTTGTTTGTGGCGGTGCTGGTGGCTTTATCCCAACGGCCAGAGCCGGTTACCCCGTCGTCGTCAATGCGGCCGCCAAGCGCTAATGCGGCGGCTAAGGAGGAATCCAGTGAGCCTGCCCAGTTAGGGCGGCGTCATCAATTGACCTATCAACAGTGGCTGTCTCTGCTGCAACAGGAGGCTGATGCGATCGCATCGCGAGACCTAGACCGCCAGACGGTACTCCTGGGCGATTCTCTCAGTCTTTGGTTTCCGCCAGAGCTCTTGCCTGGCTACCGCACCTGGATTAACCAAGGCATCTCCGGCGAAACCTCAGCTGGGCTGCTACAACGGCTTAACCTGCTAGATGACCTAGACCCCGACGTCATTTTCCTGATGATCGGCATCAACGATTTAATCTGGGGAGTGCCCGAAGCCGAGGTAGTCCAAAACAGCCGCGATATTATTCGGCATCTGCGCCGCCACCATCCCCAGGCCCGCATTGTCCTGCAATCGATCTTGCCCCATGGCGCAGAACAGGCCACCTGGGAAGGCCGCGAGCGATTGTTGGTGTTGCCTAACACCCGCATCCAAGCCATCAATGCCGAATTTCGTCACCTGGCTAGGAACTATAGCATCGATTACCTCGATCTCTATCCCCTCTTTGCCGACGGCGATGGTGCCCTCCGAGCCCATCTGACCACCGATGGCTTACATCTAAACCGACAGGGCTACTTGGTCTGGCGCACGGCCATCGCCCTGACATTGCAGCAGGATTAA